Genomic DNA from Bemisia tabaci chromosome 2, PGI_BMITA_v3:
AGAGAGAGACAGCAATCTGATGAAAGTCATGAAAGCCAATTACAGAGCGTTTCCTTTTACCAGTTTGAAGTACAGAATATGTGACTTGATTTCGAATTGTAGAATGTTGTACGTGCACCGTTTCGAATTACAGAGCTGATTAACCTGCTGATCAAGgtctaaaattttggaattaatGAGAAGAAGACAGACATATGCATCTTTTTTGAGTATATAAAGTTGCTATCATTGAGTTTTTTGAATTAAAGAGGTTTGAATTAGCTAGTTTGACCTGTTATGAAAACGCAAATAGTTGCCTCAAAATCACCGTAACTCaatgaatttttaatcaaatgagCTCTGCAAGGTTTGTTAGACAGCTATTAAAATGAttatataaaatatataaaactcGCACAATTTGCAATCGGCTGACTTTATTTGTTTGATAAGAGGGTTGATGATAAGACTTCGGGACACTCATTGTATATCAAAAGAATGTGAAATACTAGAGTTTCCACCTTATTggccttttcccttttttttaaacaatttgtcTCACTTTTTTCAATAGCATGGCAGAAGTGAGACTTTAAATAACAAATGAATTAATCCTTATCTTTCTCTGTTCTAGTTTTGATGGCTTTGCATTGGTGGATAAGGCGTCAGTATATGTCATTTCTCTGGGCTAGTGCTGCGGCTGTCATAATATTTCGTTTTGAGCTTGCCCTATTTTTTGGATTTCTAGTGTTGTTTGAACTGTTCTATAGACGAATCTCTCTCCTCAAGTAAGTTTTACCACGGCCTTCCTATGGAAAAGTTTTGGTCTGTAAATATTTATATGATTCTTCACACTGGAATAttaaattctcctcttggatATAGACATGTTTTCCGAagatataatttttaaaataccttcAGGaatcttatttatttaaaagtgtTCCATCCAAGAGTATGCTCTGGATGCTCTATCCAAAACGTTTGCCCTGAACTTAGGTGCAAAAGTGTATCCTTTAGCTGAGAAACGCTTTTTAGAAAAACTGCAATTTCTCAAGAAGTGACAATAACCAAAGAAATActgattggaaaaattaaaaagtatggTTCATGTTTCCTCATAATATGTATCCATTTTCTATTTCCTTCAAAGAACATTAATCAATATCcctcctcagtttcgtactggtacgcattagagttcaaaaaataattttgaccctaattttaatttttggaacttttcatTAATCAATATCTTTGCATACAATTTCATAAACAAGTAGTGAtttgtttatctttttgaaagtaaaatgTGACAAGACAAATAATAAACAATCAAATAGAAATTTCTACGTGCGGCGAAAAGataggtagatatttcttcttttttttactttcataatgttaatttttctttcagggTCCTTCGAATTGGTATTCCTGCAGGCATCGTATGCTTGATCATAACTGTCGGAGTTGATTCATTCATGTGGCAGAGACCGCTTTGGCCAGAAGGAGAAGTACTCTATTTTAACCTCATCCTAAATCGAAGCAGTGAATGGGGCGTAtccttttgaaacatttttacttTAACTTACTTTTGTATTGCGCAATGATGGCTATCTGTATTGcagaatttttataaaaatattctgCTACTCTGCATGGAACAGCTTAATGGAACTAGGATAGAGCACCACGACGGcataagtctgcaatcacatatcttgtttgcggtgtctgaaaatctccgcctctgtgtcatttttttaaaaagaacaaattggcatcattccttgaagtttatgtagaattttcttcgcacagggaagaaaaatcacggcagttttaaagaattgctgttgagtagttttccgttttaaaaataaagtatgacaggaagtctgcgacgtcgcaaaccgagttatgttaTTGCTAACTCATGCCGTTGACTAATATCCTAAAGtattgcaaaaaatgaagctgcaCTATGCTTGTGTTGGTGTGGAAATGAGTACAGCAACTTTGGTTTGAAGTGGTTGTACATTTAAATCTAATTTCTCCTTCTCAAGCTTGTACTTGTGTCAtttgattcaaaaaattttccttgacagGATCCCTCAGACATCTCCATTCTTATGGTACTTCTACTCAGCAATTCCACGAGGCTTggcattttctttgatttttgcagttttggGTGCATTTTTTGATTCTCGCATACGGAGACTGCTGATCCCGCCAATCCTATTTGTGTTTGCGTATTCATTTTTGCCTCACAAAGAACTCAGATTTATCATCTATGTTTTTCCAGTATTCAATATTGCTGCTGCAGTAGCTTGTGCCAGACTGTAAGTtatcaaattattttacttttgaatagctgacagtGGCTCATTGTTTGACAAAAAATGCATTATGTTAGTGGAATGGAATGACATGGCGAATTTCCACGACTAAACATGTTTAATATTTTATCATACTACATGGGAGGTTCTTTGGttgttccttctttttttttctttgccagATTTCTCTTTCTTATTGTTCACATCCGAAATTATCAAATAGGCTCTAGACAGGGCTAGAAATTCAAGGCTCCTGGCGGTCTGGAAAccgagaaagtcagggaatttacacCAAAAGTCGGGAAATTTAATGTACTTGCATCCAGCAGAAGTGAgtgtaatttaaaggaaaaaaaccaaagtgGAAGTTTTATTCTATTGTCAAAAAAGTTAGGGAATCAGAAAATTCCAGCatcagggaaaagcaaaaacagtcagggaatttgaagatgaaaaaaattatggcgACACCGTAAATTAAGCATTGTAGCAAAtgctttctcatcaaaatttcttgcaaaaatgttgaaaatagcGAATAATTTGATTGAACTAAGTCAGAAGTGATAAGTGATAAGTATATGTTTGTAATTTATGTCATAAACAGTGAATTCAAACTTCTTGCTCGCAGAAAACCGACGACCAGAAATTCAACGTGGGCCTACTTTGGCATTGAAATCAACATATGCTTTAGGCAAATAACTAGAGCTTACTTTTGTATATATTTCCACCCTCCTCCGATACAaggtatctttgattttgtcaaAATAAGTTAGTACACAGGAAAATTCTTCCATTGTAAAATATACTATAACTAGTTCAGTGCTTGATTTGACTTGAGCATTTCTGTGAAATAATTAAAGTCGTTCTTtgaaactgtttttttctcaCTCATCAGTTAAGTTTGGAAAGTTTTAATGCCTCCTTCGTATTCTATGAAAAGTTTAAGTAAAGAGTCATATATTATGGCTCTCAATGTCGTACCCTATGTAGtctttaaacaaaactttgcaTCTCCAATTTCTCTGCATAGAGCTCAATAAAATGAATATGTTATATGACATGGGCAAAGTTTTATGTCCACAGGCACTGACCTtacctttaattatttttttattagatGGATGCTGCGTTTTAAAGGTCCTTTTCGAGGGTTTCTCTCCTTGGCTGCTGCCTCGCATTTAATAGGAAATGTCCTGTTCACTGCATTTTTGTTGAGTATCTCAGCAACTAACTACCCTGGTGGTTATGCAATATCCAAATTGCATCAACTAGAATCGCCGGATGCCAATGTTTCGGTTCATATCACAAATCTGGCAGCTCAAACAGGAGTGACTCGCTTCACGCAATGTAATTCAAATTGGAAGTAAGTCTTGCCATTATTATCTATGTATCTTGCTCAAATCACGGCgagtttctcaaaaaaataagactcgtctatcaaaaattttcattcagtttaaaaaattacaaatactcCAATGGAACGTGAAATACTTAGGAATTAAGATCAAAACAATCCATGTTCCAATACATGTTCATGATTTGCTGTGGAGCACAGTGCCTATATTAATTTTAGTATTAAATGACAATTTTCCTTGTAAATCAATTCAAACAACTCACCCGCTGAGTAACCAAAGTTTTCTTGGCTCATGTAAACTTGGGTTTAACTAGAATCAGCCGAACTCATGTTTAATTTCATCTACAGAGAACTAAACTACGTATTGCCTTTAAACTCTTTGTAAATTTACCCTAAATTATGAAGAGTATACTCACAAAATTCCAAGTTTCAGTGTTGCAtagtttttttgttcaaagaatGAAACTTTTAAGAAAACGAGGCAAAGTCTGATGTAATTGGACTGATTTTGGCTCAATCCATGCAATTTGATACATTTAAACTACACCTATTGTGACGGAAGCTCTTTCATCCATCTATTCTTAAGAATTTCAGGGCTTATATCAACATAGCTATAGTTCCtgttgatttaaatacgtccaattgtactCCTCACTagcactaatttttttctttaaaaataaaagttcccTTTAAAATGATACATTCTTAAAGATTCTCAGAACTACAAGTTACTCGACAGTGATTGATTGCTCGCAAATGTTCAGTTTCCGAGGGTGCATGCTCAGGTTTTCAGTCTTATTGTGTGATAATTGAATGCTTTAACTTTAATAACATTCatctcaatttaaaaattccaaaattatgcGGGCATGCGTTATTTtttgagagaagaaaaaaaatcaaaattattgctttcaatttttacaaaataaactcaGTAtggtcaaaaataataataataataaagaaaaaaacccaaactatgaagatcatattttttcctttataaaAATGAAGTACACATGAAAATTAAGGATGATTGAGattgaaaaacttaattttgtaGTGAAGCCATCATATTCTCTCTAgcttagtgtgtgtgtgtgtgtgtgttttttttttatgctttcatttcttttctttttgataaaCATTTTCCAAACCTTTTTAGCTCTCCTTACCGATGAAAATGCTTGCCTATACCCctgcaatttcttttttttccagttatgaCAAGCGAGAAAATCTCACGGTTGACAGTCCTGAATTCTCAGTTTCACGCATCTTCTTTTCGAAGCTAAAACTCGTCACTCATCAAATATGAAGGCACTATCAGAAAGCCATGAGATTTTGGACACCATTCAAGGTTTTTCGCATGTCGCTTTTAATTACAACTCGTTTCCTCCCATGAGGGTGAAAACGAAGCcacgtatttttattttaaagaaacgAGAAGGTTTCACCGGTAAGAAAATCACTGCAAAGAAAGACAAAGCATCCacccaaaatggaaaaataaaagacgATCCTACcaaaaagaaaattgtgaaGACTGAAATGAATCCAAATTCTAGCGTAAAACGCCAGGAAGCAACGCCCAAACCGCAAAATGTTTTACCAACTGCAAgtgtgaaagaaaaaatcaagagcACAGTAAAAGCTGAGAAAGATCTGATAAATGGAAATCTTTCTGAAGTGCAGAAAACTGAaccaggtaaaaaaaaattaaaatcaagtgGTAAAAGCGTCGATGAAACCAAATCGTTGAGGAATAAATCTGAAGCTGACTCTTACTCTAACAAATCTTCCGTCAAAtagttttgacaggaaaataaAATCTGTGACTTGATCTGgactgaaatttttctttgtcctCCAGCTAATTTTAGAGAGCAGAAGCTCTCTAGAAGAAGATTGCATTTCAATATGAAATCTGTGGCTTGAGTGCTTGGGACTTGCAATAGGTAAGACAATGGGGCATGCCACGCTCTCCTCCCCTAGCTCAAGAGCAAAATTCTTCCATAATATTGTGGACTATATTTAAGGTGGATTCACAGATATAAGTGCAAGATTTTGCTATCGCGtggcaataatttttttgcgatCCATAGCAAGTACGTTGTTTTCAATACAAGCAGAAAAATTTGGGGTTTCATCCCACCAAACTCAGTCTAGGTTTGGATAACCATGTATTAGTCTCTAGgcaaatcattaaaaaatgctCATGCAAAATGTCATACCTCAAAATCTTAATATGAAGTTCAAAGTAATGGCCcgattttcaattaattttagtgTATCAATTGTGATGATGAACTGAACTTTTAACTCCACTTTAAGATTTCATAGGAAGATTTTTCTACCTCCTTAAccactgatttttaaaaaatgaccaagATTGTTGCCGTCCTCTATGAATTACCTTTAAGGGTCTATGATAAAAAGAGCTGTGGTTCTAGAAAAATCAGTCAAGATTTCTGCTGCATTAAACAAAAGCAGTAGCACTCCAGTCcagattttgctgatttttcgaACATTAACGCATCTCTTCCATTCACATGATTTGTTTCTTTAAGTAAAACGAATTTTGCCTAGTGTCTGATGACAACATGATTGTTTGTAATCTTCAATACTTTGTGTTTGGTACCATGCACGTGCCCTGTAAAAGAATTGAGACGCACTAAGCATTCGTAAAAACAGTACTGTTTTTATAGGTATGCTCTTCTAACCTTTTTAGAATTATGCTCCTTGTAAGTATACTTGAAAAGTGTTCTGAAGGTCTGGGATTTTATCTCTGTTGAGGTGACTAAGTTATTTTGTCAAAATAGCACTTCAGAGTATTTGACTCCCAAAAATGAACCTCTTCTTTGTTGTTctgtatatatttttaaatgtcctttttgttttgttgttttgaaATCTAGTCTTCAAGTTCTCATGAATGTTGGGTTTTTTATCTGAATAATGGAACTCTAGACAAGGTTAAGTACTGAAGCATCACATCACAAGTATTCTCATCAAATTTTCGTGTTGAACATGGTGgacactttaaaattttctaattttatcttTTGAGCGAGAAACCAACAAGTTTATGTCCATAAATTCGAACTTCCTGCTCAAGAATAGAGCTGTTGATGCAAAAATGTCGGCCTTTTATGTGTTTTTACCTTAAATCTAAATTTTAGGTTTTCAGATAAGCTCAGATAATTCTGAACACCATCTTTCTAGGAAAGTTGAGTACTAGTAAAGGAGTCAATATCCGTTCAGCCTTTTGAACAACTTTGTTTAAATTTCCCTAGAAAATAACAAGCAATTCTCAAAGAGGGTGTTTGCTTGCCCCTTTGAATGGAAAAGCCATGAAGAATATCAACATTTTACTATATTCAAACAACTtcttactgagaaaaaaaaacaattcctCACGTACCAAGGAATAAAGATGTAATTGACAGTAAAGTACAGATGGATGCTTTAGTTCTTACTTTGCCTATCATTCTGATCAATGTACTTAAGAGAAATGAATTCTTTCATACACCGCACAGTGTTAATTCTGGTTGTCAAGTAGAATTCTTAGTATTTTTATTTCAAGCATTCTAAGTGATAATTTGCAGCTAGCTGTAAAATTTTATCACCAGTGACGCTCACTCAAAACTTTTAAGTGCTATCAAAATTGTCGATAGTCTTaaccaaaaactcatgagcaaTCTCAAACAGAATGTAAACTTTTATCTTACATTCCTTGCTCTACCATTGTGCCTTGTTTTGGAGTGTCATATCTGCAGAGCTCGTGGCCAACATTTGGTCAAACAAAtgctaaaattttaaagcttTGGAAATTAATTTGTTCAAGCGATTTTATCTTGATTAGCAAGTCCAGCACAAAAATTCAGAGTCACCGTAGTCAAGGCAAAAAGTgataagagaaaagaaaaagctgAATTTGGGGGAAACCGAAAATAGTAAAGAAAGACTAAAGAGAGCGAGGTAGTTTCCCCCAAAAATAGCTAAATATTCAGAAGAAATTTTAACTGGAACATTCATGCTGATGTGCCCTGAATTTTCCTAAAATGGACAAAATAGGCAGGAAAAAACCCATTGAATGTCAGTCGGTTTTCAAGTGAATCTGAAAAACACTTGGTCTTATGTACCAAAGGTTGCATTTTTACATCCTCAAGCATTCATTTATCTTTTAAAGATGCCTTCATCAAGCCCATCGTTTTGCCATTCAAGCTGTTCAAATTTTAATGCAGGTTTGGCgaaaattaaatgatgttttgGAATAACGTCTTCATTTGCTCCTTTTTTGATGTtgatattaattttaagtttaccAATGCCAAAGATTAATTATTTATTCGCACTTTGTAAAGTGATATTTTTTATAGCTATTTTAAGTGATGTGTTACTGTGTGAAGTCCCAAAATATAGTCAGCAGGCATCTCACAGTGGTTACTGTCACAGATACAAGACTTTTGAGGGGCTCAAAAGAACCTCCCAAAAACTCACTGACAAAAATACTAAAACAAGTCAGTTTAAGTTTTACTTGAACTCTCATTTATGATAAATATTATTAAACTCTGAGGTGGAATCATTGTGACTTCCAATCGTTAATGTAATTTGGGGAGGGGGCGCTCACTGAAACTACTGAAAGCTTCAATAATGTGAAGGAGGCATTGAGATAGTATAGAATAAATTTACAATTACCTGAAGTTTTGAATTCAAGCTCAAAAGTATTTTACCAATTAGGAATTCTAAATACTATGCAATAGGTTTGGCTATTTTAATTCTTTTGTGTTCTAGAATAAAGTCCTTGGTTCAGAAAGTTAATTATTGTCATAcataaaaagttaaattaattttgttttttctcttcttttttaaagagTTGGATGTTTTTGTATATTGAACCTACCATTAGATTTActtattagtttttttcttaatcGCGCTTTTAAGCAAAATTCACATTCACATATCATAGAAGAAAGGATCTATTATTCATCAGGTTTTCGAATTGTTTTTAAGTAACAATAGCAGAATTGTAATTTTAAGTTCAGACCATTTAATTACGGAAAAACATCTGATCCGTTTcacttttgaaattgttttactTACAGTTTAATAACTATGTCTTTGTTACTtttgtgttctttttttaattccttttacTTTGGCCGTTTTGATCAAGCACTTCTCGTTACATAAAATGAATTCTCTTAGTTTCCTCTTCATTTCTTTGTGATGAAGTTACTTTCTGTCAAATTGATTTTGTCTTTCATCATAATAAATCTATGCATTATTGCAAGTTATCTGtctcttttttttggaaagacaAATCATTGCTGATGCACTAAATATTGTGTAATTTTTCCTTGCTCTGCTGTAAag
This window encodes:
- the Alg12 gene encoding LOW QUALITY PROTEIN: dol-P-Man:Man(7)GlcNAc(2)-PP-Dol alpha-1,6-mannosyltransferase (The sequence of the model RefSeq protein was modified relative to this genomic sequence to represent the inferred CDS: inserted 1 base in 1 codon) translates to MQFDLILFISAAFHLCLCPFTKVEESFNLQAIHDILYLKANFSEYDHHVFPGVVPRTFIGPLVTSALAAPLVFLLQFQEMNKFFSQIVVRAVFGSCVLFSLMKLKRTIIHIFGTHVAKWFVLISASQFHFMFYLTRTLPNIMALPLVLMALHWWIRRQYMSFLWASAAAVIIFRFELALFFGFLVLFELFYRRISLLKVLRIGIPAGIVCLIITVGVDSFMWQRPLWPEGEVLYFNLILNRSSEWGTSPFLWYFYSAIPRGLAFSLIFAVLGAFFDSRIRRLLIPPILFVFAYSFLPHKELRFIIYVFPVFNIAAAVACARLWMLRFKGPFRGFLSLAAASHLIGNVLFTAFLLSISATNYPGGYAISKLHQLESPDANVSVHITNLAAQTGVTRFTQCNSNWNYDKRENLTVDSPEXLSFTHLLFEAKTRHSSNMKALSESHEILDTIQGFSHVAFNYNSFPPMRVKTKPRIFILKKREGFTGKKITAKKDKASTQNGKIKDDPTKKKIVKTEMNPNSSVKRQEATPKPQNVLPTASVKEKIKSTVKAEKDLINGNLSEVQKTEPGKKKLKSSGKSVDETKSLRNKSEADSYSNKSSVK